The Pseudoliparis swirei isolate HS2019 ecotype Mariana Trench chromosome 1, NWPU_hadal_v1, whole genome shotgun sequence genome has a window encoding:
- the LOC130202375 gene encoding gamma-enolase isoform X3, with protein sequence MIEMDGTENKSQFGANAILGVSLAVCKAGASEKDVPLYRHIADLAGNTELVLPVPAFNVINGGSHAGNKLAMQEFMVLPVGAESFKEALRIGSELYHTLKGVIQEKYGQDATNVGDEGGFAPNILENSEALELLQTAIEKAGFTDKVVIGMDVAASEFYRDGKYDLDFKSPPDPERRISGEELADIYQGFVNNYPVVSIEDPFDQDDWEAWSRLTAQVGIQVVGDDLTVTNPKRIERAAEERACNCLLLKVNQIGSVTEAIQACKLAQANGWGVMVSHRSGETEDTFIADLVVGLCTGQIKTGAPCRSERLAKYNQLMRIEEELGDKARFAGHNFRNPSAL encoded by the exons ATGATCGAGATGGACGGCACAGAAAACAAAT CTCAGTTTGGGGCCAACGCCATCCTGGGCGTGTCCCTCGCCGTCTGCAAGGCCGGTGCGTCGGAGAAAGACGTCCCCCTGTACCGACACATAGCCGACCTGGCCGGGAACACGGAGCTGGTGCTGCCGGTTCCC gcCTTCAATGTGATAAATGGAGGATCTCACGCAGGCAACAAGCTGGCCATGCAGGAGTTCATGGTCCTTCCAGTTGGAGCCGAGTCGTTCAA ggaGGCGTTGAGGATCGGCTCGGAGCTGTACCACACCCTGAAGGGGGTGATCCAGGAGAAATACGGCCAGGACGCCACCAACgtgggagacgagggaggattCGCCCCCAACATCCTGGAGAACAGCGAGG ctctggagctgctgcagaCGGCCATCGAGAAGGCCGGCTTCACGGACAAGGTGGTGATCGGGATGGACGTGGCCGCCTCCGAGTTTTACCGCGACGGGAAATATGACCTGGACTTCAAATCGCCACCGGATCCGGAGAGACGCATCTCGGGGGAGGAGCTGGCTGACATCTACCAGGGCTTCGTCAACAACTACCCAG tGGTGTCCatcgaggacccgttcgaccaGGACGACTGGGAGGCCTGGTCCCGCCTGACGGCCCAGGTGGGGATCCAGGTGGTGGGCGACGACCTGACGGTGACCAACCCGAAGAGGATCGAGAGAGCCGCCGAGGAGCGAGCCTGCAACTGCCTGCTGCTCAAAGTCAACCAGATCGGCTCCGTCACCGAGGCCATACAGGC GTGCAAGCTGGCTCAGGCCAACGGTTGGGGGGTGATGGTCAGCCATCGCTCGGGGGAGACGGAGGACACCTTCATCGCCGACCTGGTGGTGGGACTGTGCACCGGACAG ATTAAGACcggcgccccctgcaggtcgGAGAGGCTGGCCAAGTACAACCAGctcatgag
- the LOC130202375 gene encoding gamma-enolase isoform X2: MSIVSVVAREILDSRGNPTVEVDLRTEKGLFRAAVPSGASTGIYEALELRDGDKSRYKGKGVLKAVGHINDTLGPALIASGVSVAEQETLDNLMIEMDGTENKSQFGANAILGVSLAVCKAGASEKDVPLYRHIADLAGNTELVLPVPAFNVINGGSHAGNKLAMQEFMVLPVGAESFKEALRIGSELYHTLKGVIQEKYGQDATNVGDEGGFAPNILENSEALELLQTAIEKAGFTDKVVIGMDVAASEFYRDGKYDLDFKSPPDPERRISGEELADIYQGFVNNYPVVSIEDPFDQDDWEAWSRLTAQVGIQVVGDDLTVTNPKRIERAAEERACNCLLLKVNQIGSVTEAIQAEE; encoded by the exons ATGTCGATCGTCAGCGTCGTTGCCAGGGAGATCTTGGACTCCCGGGGAAACCCCACGGTGGAGGTGGACCTCCGCACGGAGAaag gTCTGTTCAGGGCCGCCGTGCCCAGCGGAGCCTCCACCGGGATCTACGAGGCCCTGGAGCTCCGGGATGGAGACAAGAGCCGCTACAAGGGCAAAG GGGTGTTGAAGGCCGTCGGGCACATCAACGACACGCTAGGCCCCGCCCTCATCGCCTCC GGCGTCAGCGTGGCGGAGCAGGAGACATTGGACAACTTGATGATCGAGATGGACGGCACAGAAAACAAAT CTCAGTTTGGGGCCAACGCCATCCTGGGCGTGTCCCTCGCCGTCTGCAAGGCCGGTGCGTCGGAGAAAGACGTCCCCCTGTACCGACACATAGCCGACCTGGCCGGGAACACGGAGCTGGTGCTGCCGGTTCCC gcCTTCAATGTGATAAATGGAGGATCTCACGCAGGCAACAAGCTGGCCATGCAGGAGTTCATGGTCCTTCCAGTTGGAGCCGAGTCGTTCAA ggaGGCGTTGAGGATCGGCTCGGAGCTGTACCACACCCTGAAGGGGGTGATCCAGGAGAAATACGGCCAGGACGCCACCAACgtgggagacgagggaggattCGCCCCCAACATCCTGGAGAACAGCGAGG ctctggagctgctgcagaCGGCCATCGAGAAGGCCGGCTTCACGGACAAGGTGGTGATCGGGATGGACGTGGCCGCCTCCGAGTTTTACCGCGACGGGAAATATGACCTGGACTTCAAATCGCCACCGGATCCGGAGAGACGCATCTCGGGGGAGGAGCTGGCTGACATCTACCAGGGCTTCGTCAACAACTACCCAG tGGTGTCCatcgaggacccgttcgaccaGGACGACTGGGAGGCCTGGTCCCGCCTGACGGCCCAGGTGGGGATCCAGGTGGTGGGCGACGACCTGACGGTGACCAACCCGAAGAGGATCGAGAGAGCCGCCGAGGAGCGAGCCTGCAACTGCCTGCTGCTCAAAGTCAACCAGATCGGCTCCGTCACCGAGGCCATACAGGC agaAGAATAA
- the LOC130202375 gene encoding gamma-enolase isoform X1 has product MSIVSVVAREILDSRGNPTVEVDLRTEKGLFRAAVPSGASTGIYEALELRDGDKSRYKGKGVLKAVGHINDTLGPALIASGVSVAEQETLDNLMIEMDGTENKSQFGANAILGVSLAVCKAGASEKDVPLYRHIADLAGNTELVLPVPAFNVINGGSHAGNKLAMQEFMVLPVGAESFKEALRIGSELYHTLKGVIQEKYGQDATNVGDEGGFAPNILENSEALELLQTAIEKAGFTDKVVIGMDVAASEFYRDGKYDLDFKSPPDPERRISGEELADIYQGFVNNYPVVSIEDPFDQDDWEAWSRLTAQVGIQVVGDDLTVTNPKRIERAAEERACNCLLLKVNQIGSVTEAIQACKLAQANGWGVMVSHRSGETEDTFIADLVVGLCTGQIKTGAPCRSERLAKYNQLMRIEEELGDKARFAGHNFRNPSAL; this is encoded by the exons ATGTCGATCGTCAGCGTCGTTGCCAGGGAGATCTTGGACTCCCGGGGAAACCCCACGGTGGAGGTGGACCTCCGCACGGAGAaag gTCTGTTCAGGGCCGCCGTGCCCAGCGGAGCCTCCACCGGGATCTACGAGGCCCTGGAGCTCCGGGATGGAGACAAGAGCCGCTACAAGGGCAAAG GGGTGTTGAAGGCCGTCGGGCACATCAACGACACGCTAGGCCCCGCCCTCATCGCCTCC GGCGTCAGCGTGGCGGAGCAGGAGACATTGGACAACTTGATGATCGAGATGGACGGCACAGAAAACAAAT CTCAGTTTGGGGCCAACGCCATCCTGGGCGTGTCCCTCGCCGTCTGCAAGGCCGGTGCGTCGGAGAAAGACGTCCCCCTGTACCGACACATAGCCGACCTGGCCGGGAACACGGAGCTGGTGCTGCCGGTTCCC gcCTTCAATGTGATAAATGGAGGATCTCACGCAGGCAACAAGCTGGCCATGCAGGAGTTCATGGTCCTTCCAGTTGGAGCCGAGTCGTTCAA ggaGGCGTTGAGGATCGGCTCGGAGCTGTACCACACCCTGAAGGGGGTGATCCAGGAGAAATACGGCCAGGACGCCACCAACgtgggagacgagggaggattCGCCCCCAACATCCTGGAGAACAGCGAGG ctctggagctgctgcagaCGGCCATCGAGAAGGCCGGCTTCACGGACAAGGTGGTGATCGGGATGGACGTGGCCGCCTCCGAGTTTTACCGCGACGGGAAATATGACCTGGACTTCAAATCGCCACCGGATCCGGAGAGACGCATCTCGGGGGAGGAGCTGGCTGACATCTACCAGGGCTTCGTCAACAACTACCCAG tGGTGTCCatcgaggacccgttcgaccaGGACGACTGGGAGGCCTGGTCCCGCCTGACGGCCCAGGTGGGGATCCAGGTGGTGGGCGACGACCTGACGGTGACCAACCCGAAGAGGATCGAGAGAGCCGCCGAGGAGCGAGCCTGCAACTGCCTGCTGCTCAAAGTCAACCAGATCGGCTCCGTCACCGAGGCCATACAGGC GTGCAAGCTGGCTCAGGCCAACGGTTGGGGGGTGATGGTCAGCCATCGCTCGGGGGAGACGGAGGACACCTTCATCGCCGACCTGGTGGTGGGACTGTGCACCGGACAG ATTAAGACcggcgccccctgcaggtcgGAGAGGCTGGCCAAGTACAACCAGctcatgag